A genome region from Variovorax paradoxus includes the following:
- a CDS encoding helix-turn-helix domain-containing protein, with the protein MSDTAGANSVKSIDALRRGLDVMLAIQRSSAVTLQELHRQTGLSKATLLRILKTLQHAGWVERSEHDRRYVPTSAIGQSGPVVAWRTRLSALAASARATLQRVVPWPIDLGVRDGTAMLILDTDRPRNGLAVNYRALGFRPPMLLSSLGRCYLSFCPEEERREILAALARSPNDFDRSARRPEHIRRMVAHARDLGYVARDPTATSLDSPDRFGAVSVPLRHEGAVVGCLSCAWLPAVKSEREIVSAHLGDLQLAAQNIERKLAQAGLGLPPASD; encoded by the coding sequence ATGTCCGATACCGCCGGCGCGAACAGCGTGAAGTCGATCGACGCGCTGCGCCGCGGACTCGACGTGATGCTGGCCATCCAGCGCTCGTCCGCAGTCACCCTGCAGGAGTTGCACCGGCAGACCGGCCTGTCGAAGGCCACGCTGCTGCGCATCCTCAAGACGCTGCAGCACGCGGGCTGGGTCGAGCGCAGCGAGCACGACAGGCGCTACGTGCCCACCTCGGCCATCGGGCAATCGGGCCCGGTGGTGGCATGGCGTACGCGCCTCTCGGCGCTGGCGGCCAGCGCGCGCGCCACCCTGCAGCGCGTGGTGCCATGGCCCATCGACCTCGGCGTGCGCGACGGCACGGCGATGCTCATCCTCGACACCGACCGGCCGCGCAACGGCCTCGCCGTCAACTACCGCGCGCTCGGCTTCCGGCCGCCGATGCTGCTGTCGTCGCTGGGCCGCTGCTACCTGTCGTTCTGCCCCGAGGAAGAGCGGCGCGAAATCCTGGCGGCGCTCGCGCGTTCGCCCAACGACTTCGACCGCAGCGCGCGGCGGCCCGAGCACATCCGCCGCATGGTGGCCCACGCACGCGACCTCGGCTACGTGGCGCGCGACCCGACCGCGACCAGCCTCGATTCGCCCGACCGCTTCGGCGCGGTATCGGTGCCGTTGCGGCACGAAGGCGCGGTGGTCGGTTGCCTCAGTTGCGCCTGGCTGCCGGCGGTGAAGAGCGAGCGCGAGATCGTCTCGGCGCACCTCGGCGACCTGCAACTCGCCGCGCAGAACATCGAGCGCAAGCTCGCGCAGGCCGGCCTGGGCCTGCCGCCTGCGAGCGACTGA
- a CDS encoding Bug family tripartite tricarboxylate transporter substrate binding protein, giving the protein MMFHHRNAVRAAAGAILSLCAATAALAQAWPSKPITIVVAYPAGGDTDAIARTYAEKLSQRVGQPVLVDNRPGASGMIGNVWVAKAPADGYTLLFTPSTFPIAQHVMKAGPGVAHDVVKDFTPVVKTGNIPLLLVTAPSTGIQTVAQFVAGAKAGKTTTYGTPGAGSPMHIAGELLNKDAGISATHAPYRGVAPVVNDALGGHISVGWITPGAVAGHITAGKLIPLAVAERQRTRLMPGVPTFVELGYKDVDVSAWMGLLGPKAMPADVVQALNRHFNEILRMPDVQAKMAALGIEPVGGAPAVLAQQISDDDQRFGKLVRDFGIRAD; this is encoded by the coding sequence ATGATGTTTCACCACCGAAACGCGGTCCGTGCGGCTGCAGGAGCCATTCTTTCGCTATGTGCCGCGACAGCGGCCCTGGCGCAGGCCTGGCCTTCGAAACCGATCACCATCGTCGTCGCGTATCCCGCGGGCGGCGACACCGATGCCATCGCGCGCACCTATGCCGAGAAGCTCTCGCAGCGCGTCGGGCAGCCGGTGCTGGTCGACAACCGGCCCGGCGCGAGCGGCATGATCGGCAACGTGTGGGTCGCGAAGGCACCTGCCGACGGCTACACGCTGCTGTTCACGCCCAGCACCTTTCCCATTGCTCAGCACGTGATGAAGGCCGGCCCCGGCGTGGCGCACGACGTGGTGAAGGACTTCACGCCCGTCGTGAAGACCGGGAACATTCCGCTGCTGCTGGTGACCGCACCGTCCACCGGCATCCAGACCGTGGCGCAGTTCGTGGCCGGTGCCAAGGCCGGCAAGACCACCACCTACGGCACGCCCGGCGCGGGTTCGCCGATGCACATCGCGGGCGAGTTGCTCAACAAGGACGCGGGCATCTCGGCCACGCATGCGCCGTACCGGGGCGTGGCGCCGGTGGTGAACGATGCGCTGGGCGGCCACATCAGCGTGGGCTGGATCACGCCCGGCGCCGTGGCCGGACACATCACCGCGGGCAAGCTCATTCCGCTCGCGGTGGCGGAGCGCCAGCGCACGCGGCTGATGCCCGGCGTGCCGACCTTCGTGGAGCTGGGCTACAAGGACGTCGACGTGAGCGCTTGGATGGGCCTGCTCGGCCCCAAGGCGATGCCGGCCGACGTGGTGCAGGCGCTCAACAGGCACTTCAACGAGATCCTGCGCATGCCCGACGTGCAGGCCAAGATGGCCGCGCTCGGCATCGAGCCCGTGGGCGGCGCGCCCGCCGTGCTGGCGCAACAGATCTCGGACGACGACCAGCGCTTCGGCAAGCTGGTGCGCGATTTCGGCATTCGTGCCGACTGA
- a CDS encoding aromatic ring-hydroxylating dioxygenase subunit alpha has translation MLSEEKNRLLTEVGPGKPMGDYLRRYWHPIAGASEFEDKAVKPLRILGEDLVLYKDLSGNYGLVDRRCPHRNADMSYGYVEKCGLRCSYHGWQYDQEGQCIHQPFEETLDPGARMRRNTKIKAYPVQEKAGLLWAYMGPQPAPLLPDWELFNYRNGFAQAVFAEIPCNWFQCQENSIDPVHFEWTHNNWTTRLQGDEGPYVPTHLKLAFEEFEHGFVYKRLRGGEREDNVMWTTGRVTLWPNGFFLGHHFEWRVPIDDHHTLSVLWVLSRLPAEQEPYVQERIPSWYGPIKDPVTNRWITSHVANQDFVVWVGQGAITDRTREKLGQSDKGIVMMRRRFFEEIEAMQADPAHEPKGLIRDPEKNRDLFLPSACREEMLNGLPRKELAAHPLLGPYLKDFFGQAGQPDDVRAAYEKAIGQKVQGATFFKVHGAGSEEADEVGEAAEGAARA, from the coding sequence ATGCTGAGCGAAGAAAAGAACCGCCTGCTGACCGAGGTCGGCCCCGGCAAGCCGATGGGCGACTACCTGCGCCGCTACTGGCACCCGATCGCGGGCGCGAGCGAGTTCGAGGACAAGGCAGTGAAGCCGCTGCGCATCCTGGGCGAAGACCTGGTGCTCTACAAGGACCTGAGCGGCAACTATGGCCTGGTCGACCGGCGCTGCCCGCACCGCAATGCCGACATGTCGTACGGCTACGTCGAGAAGTGCGGCCTGCGCTGCAGCTACCACGGCTGGCAGTACGACCAGGAAGGCCAGTGCATCCACCAGCCCTTCGAGGAGACGCTGGACCCGGGCGCGCGCATGCGCAGGAACACGAAGATCAAGGCCTATCCGGTGCAGGAGAAGGCCGGCCTGCTGTGGGCCTACATGGGCCCGCAGCCCGCACCGCTGCTGCCCGACTGGGAGCTGTTCAACTACAGGAACGGCTTTGCGCAGGCGGTGTTCGCGGAGATTCCGTGCAACTGGTTCCAGTGCCAGGAGAACTCCATCGACCCGGTGCACTTCGAGTGGACCCACAACAACTGGACCACGCGGCTGCAGGGCGACGAAGGGCCTTATGTGCCCACGCACCTGAAGCTGGCCTTCGAGGAGTTCGAGCACGGCTTCGTCTACAAGCGCCTGCGCGGCGGCGAGCGCGAGGACAACGTGATGTGGACCACCGGCCGCGTCACGCTGTGGCCCAACGGCTTCTTCCTGGGCCATCACTTCGAATGGCGCGTGCCCATCGACGACCACCACACGCTGAGCGTGCTGTGGGTGCTGAGCCGCCTTCCGGCCGAGCAGGAGCCCTACGTCCAGGAACGCATTCCCTCGTGGTACGGTCCCATCAAGGACCCGGTGACCAACCGTTGGATCACCAGTCACGTCGCCAACCAGGACTTCGTCGTGTGGGTGGGACAGGGTGCCATCACCGACCGCACGCGCGAGAAGCTGGGCCAGAGCGACAAGGGCATCGTGATGATGCGCCGCCGCTTCTTCGAGGAGATCGAGGCGATGCAGGCCGACCCGGCGCACGAGCCGAAAGGACTGATCCGCGACCCGGAGAAGAACCGCGACCTGTTCCTGCCGTCGGCCTGCCGCGAGGAGATGCTCAACGGCCTGCCGCGCAAGGAGCTGGCCGCGCATCCGCTGCTGGGGCCGTACCTGAAGGACTTCTTCGGACAGGCGGGGCAGCCCGACGATGTGCGCGCGGCTTACGAGAAGGCCATCGGCCAGAAGGTGCAGGGCGCGACCTTCTTCAAGGTGCACGGCGCCGGAAGCGAGGAGGCCGACGAGGTCGGAGAGGCGGCCGAGGGCGCCGCCAGGGCCTAG
- a CDS encoding DOPA 4,5-dioxygenase family protein, producing MPRRPENLYAQYHAHVYFAPDTLAQARTLCERAGRELMVVVGRLHERLVGPHPHWSCQLAFDAAEFDQVIGWLEANRDGLDVFVHGVTGDGFADHTAHAMWLGEESALDLRMFRH from the coding sequence ATGCCGCGCCGCCCCGAAAACCTCTACGCCCAATACCACGCCCACGTCTACTTCGCGCCCGACACGCTCGCGCAGGCTCGCACCCTGTGCGAGCGCGCGGGCCGGGAACTGATGGTGGTGGTCGGGCGCCTGCACGAACGGCTGGTCGGCCCGCACCCGCACTGGAGCTGCCAGCTGGCCTTCGACGCAGCCGAGTTCGACCAGGTCATCGGCTGGCTCGAAGCCAACCGCGATGGCCTCGACGTGTTCGTGCACGGCGTGACGGGCGACGGCTTCGCCGATCACACGGCGCACGCCATGTGGCTCGGCGAGGAAAGCGCACTCGACCTGCGGATGTTCCGGCACTAG
- a CDS encoding DUF4166 domain-containing protein encodes MRHTPVFQQALGPAWEQLGDVIRRHYAMAPFSDDQVCVRGTMSEVWHARWAALLMPFGRLFGALVPHTGSNVPIEVHYSCRPDNAHLLWDRVFHFPGRPPFHFRSHMEHDASQGAEVIEYVRFGIGMRLAVSAEQGALVFRDLGYVWRVAGLRIPLPLGLFLGTAYVEERPDADDPDHFTMKMRLQHRWFGDVFRYSGRFLLPPQ; translated from the coding sequence ATGAGGCACACACCGGTCTTCCAGCAGGCGCTCGGCCCCGCGTGGGAACAGCTCGGCGACGTCATCCGCCGGCACTACGCCATGGCACCGTTCTCCGACGACCAGGTGTGCGTGCGCGGCACGATGAGCGAGGTGTGGCATGCACGCTGGGCGGCACTGCTGATGCCCTTCGGACGCCTCTTCGGCGCGCTGGTGCCGCACACCGGCAGCAACGTGCCGATCGAGGTGCACTACAGCTGCCGCCCCGACAACGCGCATCTCCTCTGGGACCGCGTCTTCCACTTTCCCGGCAGGCCGCCCTTTCATTTCCGCTCGCACATGGAACACGACGCGAGCCAGGGCGCCGAAGTGATCGAGTACGTGCGCTTCGGCATCGGCATGCGCCTGGCCGTGAGCGCCGAGCAAGGCGCGCTGGTGTTCCGCGACCTCGGCTACGTCTGGCGCGTCGCAGGCCTGCGCATTCCGCTGCCGCTGGGCCTGTTCCTGGGCACCGCCTACGTCGAGGAGCGCCCCGACGCCGACGACCCCGACCACTTCACCATGAAGATGCGGCTGCAGCACCGCTGGTTCGGCGATGTCTTCCGCTACAGCGGGCGATTCCTGTTGCCGCCACAATGA
- a CDS encoding SRPBCC domain-containing protein, which produces MHNDSGEDSRLGDPAMPATSDTLEAPPRRMPFAWFWPILAGAAIALVLRIVFSGGPGQRFSAMLGSFVYFVPAVCGAVTVYLAERIERRSWGYYLWAPWVATALFVIGTLVVFIEGIICAIVIVPLFAVMGSVGGLAMGIVCRITNWPKHAVYGFAVLPLVLGAVEPQLPNPDRFSHTSRTLFIAAPAERVWRELNDARDIRPGEIGDAWAYRIGVPMPVSGVTVETPEGRVRQVHWQKNVRFDEIITDWQPGRLLRWQYRFTPDSFPAGSLDDHVMIGGQYFDLRDTAYTLTPRDGGTELRIDVSWRLSTRFNWYADRVLQALLGKGSENILRFYKARSEAVATAAG; this is translated from the coding sequence ATGCACAACGATTCCGGAGAAGACAGCAGGCTCGGCGATCCCGCCATGCCGGCGACCAGCGACACCCTTGAAGCGCCCCCGCGCCGCATGCCCTTCGCATGGTTCTGGCCGATCCTCGCGGGCGCCGCCATCGCGCTGGTGCTGCGCATCGTCTTCAGCGGCGGCCCGGGCCAGCGCTTCTCGGCAATGCTCGGTTCCTTCGTGTACTTCGTGCCCGCCGTGTGCGGGGCGGTCACGGTGTACCTGGCCGAACGCATCGAGCGGCGCAGCTGGGGCTACTACCTCTGGGCGCCGTGGGTGGCCACCGCCCTGTTCGTCATCGGCACGCTGGTGGTGTTCATCGAGGGGATCATCTGCGCCATCGTCATCGTGCCGCTGTTCGCGGTGATGGGCAGCGTCGGCGGACTGGCGATGGGCATCGTGTGCCGCATCACCAACTGGCCGAAGCACGCCGTCTACGGCTTCGCAGTGCTGCCGCTGGTGCTCGGCGCCGTCGAGCCCCAGCTGCCCAACCCCGACCGGTTCTCGCACACCTCGCGCACGCTCTTCATCGCGGCGCCCGCGGAGCGCGTGTGGCGCGAGCTCAACGATGCACGCGACATCCGCCCCGGCGAGATCGGCGACGCCTGGGCCTACCGCATCGGCGTGCCGATGCCCGTGTCGGGCGTCACGGTCGAAACGCCCGAGGGCCGCGTGCGGCAAGTGCATTGGCAGAAGAACGTGCGCTTCGACGAAATCATCACCGACTGGCAGCCCGGTCGACTGCTCAGGTGGCAGTACCGCTTCACGCCCGACTCGTTCCCCGCCGGCTCGCTCGACGACCACGTGATGATCGGCGGCCAGTACTTCGACCTGCGCGACACCGCCTACACGCTGACCCCGCGCGACGGCGGCACCGAGCTGCGCATCGACGTGTCGTGGCGCCTGAGCACGCGCTTCAACTGGTACGCCGACCGCGTGCTGCAGGCATTGCTGGGCAAGGGCTCCGAGAACATCCTGCGCTTCTACAAGGCCCGCAGCGAGGCCGTTGCCACGGCGGCCGGATGA
- a CDS encoding SAM-dependent methyltransferase: MPTVFQPDVRMPHEGAAHTAAGTSSAPITAEDTRHYFTEVAADYSAWSPSYNMHFGFWRAGLNPLRREGMLVEMNRAIGRALQLGKAPADAAQRRCVLDLGCGAGATARTLVGDDPSLCAITVTNVAVQNRIAARLDAAAGVADRMAHIEADYTRTGLPAAQADGAWAVESACYASGTDKADFIREAARLLKPGARLAVVDGFLLRRTPGRVAQWLHRLWADSWAVPTLAVRDEFVAALERSGFEDIEVKSLRWRVAPSALHIPVLATRFTLAELWKARGRLSPWRRKHIVASYCALALGMFWRDFDYCMVTARRRAI; the protein is encoded by the coding sequence ATGCCCACCGTTTTTCAGCCCGATGTCCGCATGCCGCACGAAGGCGCGGCCCACACCGCTGCCGGCACTTCGTCCGCACCGATCACGGCCGAAGACACCCGGCACTACTTCACCGAGGTCGCAGCCGACTACAGCGCCTGGAGCCCCAGCTACAACATGCACTTCGGGTTCTGGCGCGCGGGCCTGAACCCGCTGCGCCGCGAAGGCATGCTGGTCGAGATGAACCGCGCGATCGGCCGCGCGCTGCAACTCGGCAAGGCGCCGGCCGATGCCGCACAGCGCCGATGCGTGCTCGACCTGGGCTGCGGCGCCGGCGCCACCGCGCGCACCCTGGTCGGCGACGACCCCTCGCTCTGCGCCATCACCGTGACCAACGTCGCCGTGCAGAACCGCATCGCCGCCAGGCTCGATGCAGCCGCCGGCGTTGCAGACCGCATGGCGCACATCGAGGCCGACTACACCCGCACCGGCCTGCCCGCGGCGCAGGCCGACGGGGCCTGGGCCGTGGAGAGCGCCTGCTATGCCAGCGGCACCGACAAGGCGGACTTCATCCGCGAGGCCGCGCGCCTGCTGAAGCCCGGCGCGCGGCTCGCGGTGGTCGACGGCTTCCTGTTGCGGCGCACGCCCGGCCGCGTGGCGCAATGGCTGCACCGCCTGTGGGCCGACAGCTGGGCCGTGCCCACGCTGGCGGTGCGCGACGAGTTCGTCGCCGCGCTGGAACGCAGCGGCTTCGAGGACATCGAGGTGAAGTCGCTGCGCTGGCGCGTGGCGCCGAGCGCGCTGCACATTCCGGTGCTGGCCACGCGCTTCACGCTGGCCGAACTCTGGAAGGCGCGCGGCAGGCTCAGCCCGTGGCGCCGCAAGCACATCGTGGCCAGCTACTGCGCGCTCGCGCTGGGCATGTTCTGGCGCGACTTCGACTACTGCATGGTCACCGCCCGGCGCCGCGCCATCTGA
- a CDS encoding thiol-disulfide oxidoreductase DCC family protein, which produces MTSITHTTYPMTVYFDASCAICSAEMGSMKARDAAGRLQLVDCSPQDFVDGPASRDALMAAIHVTDAQGLVFVGVPAIRICRTAVGLPSGSLLLDLPLVAPLADRAYALLARNRYRIPRWLATRLAGRTAPSCSQGNCRL; this is translated from the coding sequence ATGACCTCCATCACCCACACTACCTACCCGATGACTGTCTATTTCGACGCCAGCTGCGCGATCTGTTCCGCCGAGATGGGCAGCATGAAGGCGCGCGATGCGGCCGGCCGGCTGCAACTGGTCGACTGCTCGCCGCAGGACTTCGTCGACGGCCCGGCATCGCGCGACGCGCTGATGGCGGCCATCCACGTGACGGATGCGCAGGGCCTGGTGTTCGTCGGCGTGCCGGCGATCCGCATCTGCCGCACGGCCGTGGGCTTGCCGAGCGGCAGCTTGCTGCTCGACCTGCCTCTCGTCGCGCCGCTGGCCGACCGCGCGTACGCGTTGCTGGCGCGCAATCGTTATCGCATTCCACGCTGGCTCGCGACCCGGCTGGCCGGGCGCACGGCGCCTTCCTGCAGCCAAGGCAACTGCCGCCTCTGA
- a CDS encoding GbsR/MarR family transcriptional regulator, with amino-acid sequence MELTDIQRKFVLHWGEMGSMWGVNRTVSQIHALLFAHGKPMNAEELSDTLGVARSNISNSLKELQAWNLVRITHTLGDRRDYFETSVDVWELFRTVVRERKEREFDPTVRVLRELVSSPDFQKEPADAQDRIRSTMELMEKLATWADEMLRLSPGTLDKVLTLGASVQRFVRGDGAPAGKGEDPDAHHASLPMI; translated from the coding sequence ATGGAACTCACCGACATTCAACGCAAATTCGTCCTTCACTGGGGCGAAATGGGCTCCATGTGGGGCGTGAACCGCACCGTTTCGCAGATCCACGCCCTGCTCTTCGCCCACGGCAAACCGATGAACGCCGAGGAGCTGTCGGACACGCTGGGCGTGGCGCGCTCCAACATCAGCAACAGCCTGAAGGAACTGCAGGCCTGGAACCTCGTGCGCATCACCCATACGCTGGGCGACCGCCGTGACTACTTCGAGACCAGTGTCGACGTGTGGGAGCTGTTCCGTACCGTGGTGCGCGAGCGCAAGGAACGCGAGTTCGATCCCACCGTGCGCGTGCTGCGCGAGCTGGTCTCCAGCCCCGACTTCCAGAAGGAACCGGCCGACGCCCAAGACCGGATCCGCTCGACCATGGAACTGATGGAGAAGCTCGCCACCTGGGCCGACGAGATGCTGCGGCTGTCGCCCGGCACGCTCGACAAGGTGCTCACATTGGGCGCGAGCGTGCAGCGATTCGTGCGCGGCGATGGGGCACCCGCGGGCAAGGGCGAAGACCCGGACGCACACCACGCCAGCCTTCCGATGATCTGA